From the Anopheles coustani chromosome X, idAnoCousDA_361_x.2, whole genome shotgun sequence genome, one window contains:
- the LOC131269223 gene encoding proton-coupled amino acid transporter 2-like, which translates to MAPKFREADQTTPLLLDRNTHDSNNNNSNGDIGGVVRKAKSYNGSAFVSIEELAGGKMAVDPVAHRKLEHPTTNLDTLMHMLNGNLGTGILAMPDAFKNAGLYVGFFGTLAMGVICTHCMHLLVRCSHELCRRYGRPSLSYAEVGFCALDSGPRWSQPLAGGFRCLINAFLIVMQLGLCCVYYLFVAVNLRELLEYLGVQASVLTVLLYLLVPLAAMNMIRSLKLLTPTSLVASVLAIAGLAIAFLYLLRDLPHSASVRPVSSWSTLPLYFGTVMYAFEGIGVVLPLENNMAQPRDFVAWNGVLNTGMTVVVCLYSAVGFYGYLQYGEQAQGSVTLNLPNDALLAQLVRLLMAVAVLASYALQFYVPMTILTPAVTSRLPHRHRHCAEYALRLATVLLTFVLAAIIPNLGTFISLVGAVSTSTLALVFPPLIDLLTAWPNPDRPGRVWLITKDALIIAFGACGFFFGTAKSLATILEGDGAGNPH; encoded by the exons ATGGCTCCCAAGTTTCGAGAGGCTGACCAGACGACGCCACTGCTGCTGGACCGCAACACTCACgacagcaacaacaataacagcaATGGTGACATCGGTGGCGTCGTCCGGAAGGCAAAGTCATACAACGGAAGTGCGTTCGTGAGCATCGAGGAGTTGGCTGGGGGGAAGATGGCGGTGGACCCGGTCGCCCACCGGAAGCTGGAGCATCCGACCACGAACCTCGACACGCTGATGCACATGCTGAACGGGAACCTGGGCACCGGCATCCTGGCGATGCCGGACGCGTTCAAGAACGCCGGCCTGTACGTGGGCTTCTTCGGTACGCTGGCGATGGGCGTCATCTGCACGCACTGCATGCACCTGCTGGTGCGCTGCTCGCACGAGCTGTGCCGCCGGTACGGCCGGCCGTCGCTGTCGTACGCCGAGGTCGGGTTCTGTGCGCTCGACTCCGGGCCGCGCTGGTCGCAGCCGCTGGCCGGCGGCTTCCGGTGTCTGATCAACGCCTTCCTGATCGTGATGCAGCTTGGTCTCTGCTGCGTCTACTACCTCTTCGTGGCGGTGAACCTGCGCGAGCTGCTCGAGTACCTGGGCGTGCAGGCGTCCGTGCTGACGGTGTTGCTGTATCTGCTCGTGCCGCTCGCGGCTATGAACATGATCCGCAGCCTGAAGCTGCTCACGCCGACGTCGCTGGTTGCGTCGGTGCTGGCCATTGCCGGGCTCGCGATTGCCTTCCTCTACCTGCTGCGGGATCTCCCGCACAGTGCCTCCGTGCGGCCAGTGTCgtcctggtccacgctgccccTCTACTTCGGCACGGTGATGTACGCGTTCGAGGGCATCGGTGTGGTGCTGCCGCTCGAAAACAACATGGCGCAGCCGCGCGACTTTGTCGCCTGGAACGGGGTGCTCAACACCGGCATGACCGTCGTCGTCTGCCTCTACTCGGCCGTCGGTTTCTACGGCTATCTGCAGTACGGCGAGCAGGCGCAAGGCAGCGTTACACTCAACCTGCCCAACGATGCGCT ACTCGCCCAGCTGGTGCGCCTGCTGATGGCGGTGGCCGTGCTCGCCTCGTACGCGCTCCAGTTCTACGTGCCGATGACCATCCTGACGCCGGCCGTTACCAGCCGCCTTCCCCACCGCCACCGGCACTGCGCCGAGTACGCGCTCCGGCTCGCCACCGTCCTCCTAACGTTCGTGCTGGCCGCCATCATACCGAACCTCGGCACGTTCATCTCGCTCGTCGGTGCCGTCTCCACCTCGACGCTGGCGCTCGTCTTTCCACCCCTGATCGACCTGCTCACCGCCTGGCCCAACCCCGACCGGCCCGGTCGCGTCTGGCTCATCACGAAGGACGCGCTCATCATCGCGTTCGGTGCGTGCGGGTTCTTCTTCGGCACCGCCAAAAGCCTCGCGACAATCCTCGAAGGTGACGGCGCCGGCAACCCGCACTGA